A genomic region of Gemmatimonadota bacterium contains the following coding sequences:
- a CDS encoding OmpH family outer membrane protein, which translates to MNNRLAVEITGLALCGFLLATPLAAAELEIAVLDTQRAIVSTEEAQALMEKAQNELKAEETEVNALGEELLALQQQIEKDGEIMSPSEQRRIQKDIEDKQIDYQYLVNKLQKQLNDKRQELLQVMAPKLNAVLEDLIALEGYDLIMERANLRYVNPKHDITRRVTEKLNEKREKTENSDS; encoded by the coding sequence GTGAACAACAGGCTGGCGGTCGAAATCACCGGATTGGCATTGTGCGGGTTCCTTCTCGCCACGCCGCTGGCGGCGGCGGAACTGGAAATCGCCGTTCTGGACACCCAGCGGGCAATCGTCTCCACCGAGGAAGCCCAGGCGCTGATGGAGAAGGCGCAGAACGAGCTGAAAGCGGAAGAGACCGAGGTCAATGCCCTGGGCGAGGAGCTTCTCGCGCTGCAGCAGCAGATCGAGAAAGACGGCGAGATCATGAGCCCGAGCGAGCAGCGCCGCATCCAGAAGGATATCGAAGACAAGCAGATAGATTACCAGTACCTGGTCAACAAGCTGCAGAAGCAACTCAACGACAAGCGGCAGGAACTGCTGCAGGTGATGGCGCCCAAGCTCAATGCCGTGCTCGAAGACCTGATCGCCCTGGAAGGCTACGACCTCATCATGGAGCGGGCCAACCTTCGCTACGTCAATCCCAAGCACGACATAACGCGCCGGGTCACCGAGAAACTCAACGAGAAGCGCGAAAAAACCGAAAACTCCGATTCGTGA